From Actinopolyspora lacussalsi, a single genomic window includes:
- a CDS encoding hypothetical protein (product_source=Hypo-rule applied; superfamily=50249), with translation MSNTGDGYLRRLVRRLTSDVAELDADDLSERSRASGARRACDCKCGEQAEVLGRVRCVGMAPKASVPTLEAELYDGTDGVTLVWLGRRQITGIEPGRTIKARGRIADRDGHKVLYNPYYELQNIA, from the coding sequence ATGAGCAACACCGGAGACGGCTACCTCCGCCGCCTCGTACGTCGCCTCACCAGCGACGTCGCCGAACTCGACGCCGACGACCTCTCCGAGAGGTCGCGGGCGAGCGGAGCCAGGCGGGCGTGCGACTGCAAGTGCGGTGAACAAGCGGAGGTGCTGGGCCGAGTCCGCTGCGTCGGTATGGCGCCCAAGGCTTCGGTCCCCACGTTGGAAGCCGAGCTGTACGACGGCACCGACGGGGTGACATTGGTTTGGCTCGGCAGGCGTCAGATCACCGGTATCGAACCCGGCAGAACTATAAAGGCCCGCGGTCGGATTGCCGATCGTGATGGTCACAAGGTTCTTTACAATCCCTACTACGAGTTGCAGAACATCGCATGA